The stretch of DNA GTGTCTCCGGCGCGCGGGACGGTCGTTCCCGGCCGCCTGCGAATTCACTGCAAGGCAGGTTTGCGCGCGGCCTTCTGTTGCAGTGCAGCAAAATCCGGCATGTCTCGGGGCGCTCGCCCGCTGGATGTCCGAAGGACGGCCCGATTTCGGCGGGACATTGAACGGAGGTGGTGTGATGTCGTTCGCGCTGGTGCCCGTCGCCGAGGCGGCTCTGTTCACGTTCGGGTGCCTGGTGATCCATGCCCTGCGACGCCACGCGGACGTGGTCACGGCGACGCTCGCGTGCCTCGCGACCCTCTTGGTGCTGATGATCGGGATCGCCTACGCGCCGGAATCCTTCGCCCAGTATCAGGCAGCGAGCATCAACGACTTCACCCGTATGGATCCGGCGATCTACTGAAGCGCGGACGCGCTTCGCTTCCCAGGGAGGCCCTCCTTCTGGATCCGCGCGAGGCGGCCTCCAGTCCCACGCTGGCCCGCGACCGCGACGTCATAGTCGTCTTTCGGCAGCCTGGTCAGGAAGCGTTCGGCCAGCTCGAAGAGCAGGATGTCGGGCCGGACACGCTCGATATAGGCCCAGTCGAGGCTCGAGGACCAGACGAAGTGGACCTCGTGAAAGCTCTCGGCGAGCAGCCCCGTCAGCAGGAACGGGTCGAAATGCGCGCAGGAATCGCCGAAGAGCACGAGGCGGCGCGGATCGGCGGTCGGCGCCGCGTTCCGGTATATGACATGCGCGCCGACATGCACCTCCCGGTCGCGCCCCTCTGCCTCGTAGGCAGCGAGATAGGCTCCGGTCTCGACCCGTTCGGCATCGCGCTGCAGCATGAACCGCTCGACCCGCTCCCGCGGCCGTTCGGCGAGCTTCTCGCCGAGATCCATGAGCTGGTCCGAGACGGTGCCGGGGCGCGTGCCGATATCGGCGGGCGGGATGGCCCCGAGCGCCCGCATGATCGCGCGATAGGCCAGCAGGCATCCCTGCGCCGTCCAGTGCGTGTCGGTGCGCAGGTAGAGCGGCTCAGGCCCGTTCCGGGCCGCGCGCAGCGGGGCCAGAAGGTCGAGATAGGCCGGGTGACGCGCGAGGTATCGCGCCAGACGCCGAGTCGAAGCTTTGGCGGGCGCGTAGCGCAGGCCGTCGGTCTTGTCGTCGTAGACTGACAGCTTCTCCGGGACGATCACGTGGAGGCAGCGGATGCCGAGGCTCTCCGCCCGCCGCGCCCGCGCCCGGATCAGCCGCACCCAGCCCCGGAGCAGCAGCCAGTGCCGCAGGCCGCCCCGATACCGGTCCAGGACGCGGTTGGTGCCGCCGGTGAGAAACAACCAGCCGTCGCGGCCGACATGTACGCTCTCTCTGCCTGCAGACATGGCGGTGCTTTAGCCGCACCGGGACCGGGCGACTAGGCCGGACCCGGCACGGCAGCCCATGCGTTCGCCGGGGATGCCGCCCTCGTCCGCTCTCGCGCTCGACCCGACGACCCGCCCCCGGCCCGCCCGCCTGTGGCGCCCGCGCCGGGTGCTGGTGACGCCGGCGGCGCTGGAGCACGCGCACGGGCGGGCCATGCTGGCCCGGGCCGAGGCGGTGGGCCTTCCGGTGGAGCGCCTGACGGCGAACCGCCTCCCGAGCCCGTGCGAGCCGGATCCGCGCCGGGCCTACGCGGCCGCCAAGGCGACGCTCGCGCTGACGGTGGCACCGCCGACCAAGCTGCGGCTGCAGCCGATCCCGCCCTCGGCCGACTGGCGCTTCGACCTCGCGGAGGGCTGCCCGGCCCATTGCCAGTACTGCTACCTCGCGGGCTCGCTCCAGGGACCGCCGGTCACGCGCGCCTACGCCAATCTCGACGCGATCCTGGGCAACCTCGCCGCCTATGTCGGGCGCGGGGCGGTCACCTCGGCCTCCCCCGAGCGGGCTCACGAGGGCACCACCTTCGAGGCCTCCTGCTACACCGACCCGCTCGGCATCGAGCACCTCACCGGCTCGCTCTCGGAAGCGATCCGGCATTTCGGTGCCTGGGACGCCCCGGTGCAGCTGCGCTTCACCACCAAGTTCGCCGCGGTCGCCCCGCTCCTCGACCTGCCGCACAACCGGCGCACCCGCATCCGCTTCTCGGTGAATGCCCGCGCCGCCGCGCATTACGAGGGCGGCACCGACCCGCTGGACGCCCGGCTCGCCGCGCTGGGACAGGTGGCCCGCGCCGGCTATCCGGTCGGCCTGACCATCGCGCCGATCCTGCCGGTCCCGGGCTGGGAGGAGGCTTACACAGACCTGATCCGCGATGCCGCCGACGCGCTGTCGGGCGTGCCGGACCTCGACCTGACGGCCGAGCTCATCACCCACCGGTTCACCCCCGGCTCGAAGGCGGTCCTGCGCGGCTGGTATCCGGGCTCGGACCTGCCCCTCGACGAGGCGG from Methylobacterium sp. PvR107 encodes:
- a CDS encoding alginate O-acetyltransferase AlgX-related protein — its product is MSAGRESVHVGRDGWLFLTGGTNRVLDRYRGGLRHWLLLRGWVRLIRARARRAESLGIRCLHVIVPEKLSVYDDKTDGLRYAPAKASTRRLARYLARHPAYLDLLAPLRAARNGPEPLYLRTDTHWTAQGCLLAYRAIMRALGAIPPADIGTRPGTVSDQLMDLGEKLAERPRERVERFMLQRDAERVETGAYLAAYEAEGRDREVHVGAHVIYRNAAPTADPRRLVLFGDSCAHFDPFLLTGLLAESFHEVHFVWSSSLDWAYIERVRPDILLFELAERFLTRLPKDDYDVAVAGQRGTGGRLARIQKEGLPGKRSASALQ
- a CDS encoding radical SAM protein, which gives rise to MPPSSALALDPTTRPRPARLWRPRRVLVTPAALEHAHGRAMLARAEAVGLPVERLTANRLPSPCEPDPRRAYAAAKATLALTVAPPTKLRLQPIPPSADWRFDLAEGCPAHCQYCYLAGSLQGPPVTRAYANLDAILGNLAAYVGRGAVTSASPERAHEGTTFEASCYTDPLGIEHLTGSLSEAIRHFGAWDAPVQLRFTTKFAAVAPLLDLPHNRRTRIRFSVNARAAAHYEGGTDPLDARLAALGQVARAGYPVGLTIAPILPVPGWEEAYTDLIRDAADALSGVPDLDLTAELITHRFTPGSKAVLRGWYPGSDLPLDEAERVEKRTKFGSVKHVFPKPLMQAMRAHLTESTARILPAGRVLYWT